DNA from Microbacterium foliorum:
CAGCGCGCGGGTCGCGAACCGCCACCTGTTGGTCGTCTTCGGCACGGGGCTCCCTTCGCGCAATATGCGCAGAAGTCACGCTACGCGCATAACGCCCGGGAATGCGGGATACCGCACACGGACGCGCCGGATTGCCTACTGTCGTCAGGATCCGTCGAAGTGGACGGAACCGACGAAGGAGTCACCGTATGCCCGATGCACTCACCGGCCTGTTCGCGGCCGCCGACGAGGCTCCCACGTATGACGTGGCTTTCGTGCCGCCGGAGTGGGTCCTGGTCCTGCTCGGATTCACCATGGTGCTGGCGTTCATGACGCTCATCATGACCAAGAGGCTGACCCCGATGGTCGCCCTGATCCTCGTGCCCACCGTGTTCGGTCTGTTCGCGGGTGCCGGCCTCGGGCTCGGCGACATGATCCTCGACTCGATCTCCACGATGGCACCGACAGCGGCGCTGCTGATGTTCGCGATCATGTTCTTCGGGATCATGATCGACGTGGGACTCTTCGACCCGCTGATCCGCCTGATCACGCGACTGCTCGGCGACGACCCGGCGAAGGTCGTGCTGGGCACGGCGATCCTCGCGGGTGCGGTGTCGCTCGACGGCGACGGGTCGACGACCTTCATCATCACGACCTCGGCCATGCTGCCCATCTACCTGCGACTGGGCATGAGCCCCGTGGTGCTCACCTGCGTCGCGGGCCTGATGAACGGCACCCTGAACATCGTGCCGTGGGGCGGACCCACCGTGCGGGCCGCGACCGCGCTCGGTCTGCAGCCGACCGACATCTTCGTGCCGATGCTCCCCGCCCTGGGGGTCGGAATCCTGGTGACGTTGAGCTTCGCCTGGCTGCTCGGGCTGGGGGAGCGGCGTCGCCTCGGCCGTCTCGACTCCGCCGGGCTCCTCACGGGCGGCGACGGCGGTGCGCTGTCGACCGTGCCGAAGATCTTCCGCGGATCCGACGCGAAGCCCGGGGCCCGTGCGGCGCTGCGCACCGGCAACATCGTCGTGGTCGCCGGCGGTCGTGCCCCGGTCCCCGCCGCGAGCGTCGACCCTGCGGACACCGCCATGGCGGACACCATGCTCGACCCGGAGCGGCCGACCCTGCGTCCGAAGCTGATCTGGGTCAACCTCGTGCTGACGCTCGCGGTGATGGTGCTGCTGGTCCTCGACATCATGCCCCTCCCGTACGTGTTCATGGTGGGTGCGGGCATCGCGCTGCTCGTCAACTTCCGCGGCATCAAGGATCAGGCGTCCGAGATCGTCGCCCATGCTCCGAGCATCGTCGGCGTCGTGTCGATGGTCATCGCGGCCGGGGTGCTGGTCGGAGTGCTGTCGGGCACCGGCATGGTCGACGCGATGGCGACCTGGATCACCGATGTCCTGCCTCCCTCGCTCGGGCCCTTCCTCGCTCCGATCACCGGAGTGCTGTCGATCCCGTTCACGTTCTTCATGTCGAACGACGCGTTCTACTACGGCATCCTGCCCGTGCTCTCGCAGAGTGCGGCGGCTTACGGGATCGACCCGGTCGAGATGGCGCGTGCGTCGATCATCGGCCAGCCGGTGCACCTGCAGAGCCCACTCGTGCCGGCGATCCTGCTGCTCGTCTCGCTGGCCGGCGTGAACCTCGGCGACCACCACCGCAAGGTGCTCTGGCGCGCGACGATCGTGTCTCTGGTGATGCTGGCGATCGGCATCGTCTCCGGAGCGATCCCGTTCTTCGTGGCTCAGTGACGCGGGGCCTGCGGAAGCACTGACCCGCGCACCCGAGGGGGCTGCGACGCCGCGTGACGACCGTGACCCACGGCCGCCGCGCGGCGTCTGCGATCCACGGCCGCCGCGCGGCGTCGGCGATCCACCGTCGCCGCGCCGCGTCGATCGGCGCCGCCGGGGCACGGCCCCGGCGTCGACTCAGATCGAGTACTGACTCAGATCGAGTACTGACTCAGATCGAGTACTGACTCAGATCGAGTACTGACTCAGATCGAGTACTGACTCAGATCGAGTACTCCGGTGCGGTGAGCATGGCGCGCGTGTCCTCGCCGCGCATGCGAGCGCGAGGTTTGGCCGGCACCCCGACGAGGACGCTGTCGGCCGGCGCATCACGGGTGACGACGGCGTTGGCTCCCACCACCGATCCCTCGCCGATCCTGACGGGGCCGAGGATCTTCGCCCCTGCGCCGACGGCCACCCCGTCGCCGAGAGTGGGGTGGCGCTTGCCCGCGTCGCGTGTGCGACCGCCCAGCGTCACCCCGTGATAGAGCATGACGTCGTCCCCCACCTCGGCGGTCTCGCCGATGACGACGCCCATGCCGTGGTCGATGAAGAACCGGCGGCCGATGCGCGCCCCCGGGTGGATCTCGATGCCGGTGAGCCACCGTGAGATCTGCGAGATCGCACGGGCGGGCAGACGCAGTCCGCGTCGCCACAGGCGGTGCGAGACCCGGTGCGCCCAGATCGCATGCAGACCCGGGTACAGCAGCGCCACCTCGGCCGCGCTGCGTGCCGCGGGGTCGCGCAGACGTGCCGCCGCGACGTCCTCGCGCATTCGACCGATCATGCTCATCGAGCGGATCAGGACTCGAGGAGGTTCTCGTACAGGGCGGTCGAGAGGTAGCGCTCGCCGAACGAGGGGATGATGACGACGATCGTCTTGCCCGCGGCCTCGGGGCGCTGCGCGACCTGCAGAGCGGCCCAGATCGCGGCACCGCTCGACATGCCGACCAGGATGCCCTCTCTGCTCGCGGTCTCGCGTGCGACGCGGATGGCGTCGTCGAAGGTGACGTCGATGACCTCGTCGAGGATGTCGCGGTCGAGGATGGGCGGCACGAAGTTCGGTCCGATCCCCTGGATCTTGTGCGGTCCGGGGTGTCCCTCGGTGAGGATGGGGGAGTCCTTGGGCTCGACGGCGACGATCTGCACGCCCGGGACGCGCTCCTTGAGCACCTGGCCGACACCGGTGATGGTTCCACCGGTGCCGATGCCGGCGACGAGGTAGTCGACGGAGCCCTCGGTGTCGCGCAGGATCTCCTCGGCCGTGGTCCGCCGGTGGATCGCGGGGTTCGCCTCGTTGGCGAACTGCTTCGCCAGCACCGCACCCGGCGTGCGGGCGGCGATGGCCTCCGCTTCGGCGATCGCGTGCGTCATGCCCTTGGTCGGGTCGGTGAGGACGAGTTCGGCGCCGAACGCCTTCAGCAGCATGCGCCGCTCCTTCGACATCGACGCGGGCATCGTGAGGATCACGTCGTACCCGCGTGCGGCGCCGACCATCGCGAGCGCGATACCGGTGTTGCCGCTGGTCGCCTCCACGATCGTGCCCCCGGGCTTCAGCTCGCCGGAAGCCTCAGCGGCATCGACGATCGCGATGCCGAGACGATCCTTGACGCTCGAGGCGGGGTTGTAGAACTCGAGCTTGGCGAGCACCGTCGCACCGAGACCCTCGGTGACGCGGTTGAGGCGCACCAGGGGGGTGTTGCCGAACGCGGACGTGATGTCGGAGTGGATACCGGGCATGGAGGAGCCTTCCTGTGCGGGGGGACTGCGCCTACAGCCTAAGCGAGCAGCACCGGGGGGCGGGCAGTATGACGCCGGTACGCGCTCTACGCTTGATCCATGCCCGACATCTCCCTCGCCTCGGCGGTGCGCACGGCCGCCGCGCGTCTCGCAGCGGCCGGCGTGCCCGATCCCCTCGTCGACGCCGAGCTCCTGGCCGGGCATCTGCTGGGGCTGCGACGCGGAGAGGTGCAGGCCGCCATCATCCGAGGCGATGCCCTGAGCGGCGAGATCGAGAGCGCACTGGATGCCGTGGTCGCCCGGCGTGCGGCACGGGAACCGCTGCAGCACATCACGGGGGTCGCTCCGTTCCGGCATCTCGAACTCGCCGTGGGTCCAGGGGTCTTCGTGCCACGGCCTGAGACCGAGACGGTCGTGCAGTACGCGATCGATGCGCTGCTCGGCTCAGCGCTCCCCGCCCCGATCGCCGTCGACCTCGGCACGGGGAGCGGGGCGATCGCGCTCGCGATGGCCACGGAGGTCCCGCACGCGCGCGTGTTCGCCGCGGAGCTCTCCCCGGACGCGTATCCGTGGGCTGTGCGCAACACGGCAGGCGTCGAGAACCTCACCCTCGTCAACGACGATCTCGCGCACGCGTTCGGCGAGCTCGACGGCACCGCATCGGTCGTGATCTCCAACCCTCCGTACGTGCCAGACGAGGCGATCCCGCGTGATCCGGAGGTGCGTCTGTTCGACCCGTCGATGGCCCTGTACGGGGGCGCGGACGGCCTCGACCTGGTGCGTGTGCTGAGCGTGCGGGCCGGGGAGCTGCTGCACCCCGGCGGGCTTCTCGTGATCGAGCACGGCGAGCTGCAGGGCGAGGAGATCCGCAGCATCCTGACCCGCGACGGATGGCGCGCCGCAGCGACGCATCGCGACCTCACCCTTCGCGACAGGGCGACGACCGCTCTGCGCCCCTGAGCGCAGACACGAATCCTTCAGCCACCCCGGCTAGAATCGGAACGTCATGTCCTCCATCTTCGATTGCGGCGACGAGGCCCAGCTTCTCGCCGGGATGCGCCACGCACGTCAGGCGATCAGCCGCGGCGAGCTCATCGTGATGCCCACCGACACCGTCTACGGGGTCGCGGCCGACGCCTTCTCGCCGACGGCGGTGCAGCGGCTGCTCGACGCCAAGGGGCGCGGTCGCAACCAGCCCCCGCCGGTGCTCGTCGGCTCCAAGGAGGTCGTGCACGCGCTCGCGGAGTCCGTGCCCGAACCCGTGCAGCGCCTCATCGACGCCTTCTGGCCGGGTGGGCTGACCATCGTCCTTCCCGCGCAGCCCTCCCTCGTCTGGGACCTCGGCGACACCGAGGGCACGGTCGCGATCCGGATGCCCGAGGGCCGGGTCGCCCTCGAGCTGCTCGCCGAGACGGGGCCCCTCGCGGTCTCCAGCGCCAATCTGACCGGTCGCGACGCGGCGATCTCGGCGCTCGACGCCGAGCGGATGCTGGGCGACAGCGTGTCGGTCTACCTCGCCGACGGCCTCAGTCGCGACGGGATCGCCTCGACGATCGTCGACGCCACCTCGCTCGTGCCGCGCGGCGCCGAGCCGACGACGGGCGGAGTGCGCATCCTCCGTGACGGCGCAGTCAGCCGTGAACGTCTCGCAGAGGTCCTCGGAGATCTGCTCGAACCCGCGGAGTCGGCAGCGGACGCGGAGTCGTGAGCCAGTACCTCCTCACGATCCTCGTGACCGCCGCGATCACCTTCGGGCTCACCTGGGCGGTCTGGAAGCTGAGTCTGCGGTACAAGCTCTACCCCGGCATCCGTGAGCGGGATGTGCACACCACGCCCACACCGCGCCTCGGTGGGGTGGCGATCTTCCTCGGCATCGCCGCGGCGATCGGCTTCTCGGCGCTGAACCCGTTCTTCGCGAACATGTGGATGCCGCCGCAGACGATGTGGTCGATCCTCGCCGCCGCGTTGCTCATCGCCATCATCGGCGTCGTCGACGACCTCTGGGACCTCGACTGGATGATCAAGCTCGGCGCGCAGTTCCTCGCCGCAGGCATCATCACGGTGGGCGGGGGGCTGCAGATCCTGTCGCTGCCCTTCGGCGACCTGATCGTGTTCTCCAGCTGGCTGAGCATCACGATCACGATGTTCGCGATCGTGATCGTCATGAACGCGGTCAATTTCATCGACGGACTCGACGGTCTCGTCGCCGGCGTGTGCCTGATCGCGAACGGCGTCTTCTTCGCCTACTCCTACATCCTCACCCGCGACACCGGCGCCTCCAGCTACTTCAACCTCGCCTCGTTCCTCGCCGCCGTCCTCATCGGTGCGTGCGTCGGCTTCCTGCCGTTCAACTGGAGTCCGGCGAAGCTCTTCATGGGCGATTCGGGGGCCCTGGTGCTCGGGCTGCTGATGGCGACGTCGGCGATCGCCGTGACCGGCCAGCTCGAGCCCTCCGCCCTCGACCCCGAGCGGCTCGGGCGCTCCCAGCTGCTGGGAGCGTTCATTCCGATCCTGCTTCCGCTGCTGGTCGTGCTGCTCCCGCTGCTCGACTTCGGTCTTGCGGTGCTCCGTCGTGTGCATGCCGGAAAGTCGCCGTTCTCGCCCGACCGCAAGCATCTGCACCATCGCATGCTCGATCTCGGACACCGCGATCGCGACGCCGTGCTGATCTTCTACGCCTGGACGGCCGTGATCTCGCTGGCCGTGCTGCTGATGTACGTCGGTGCGCGCGAGGACTGGCCGGGCCAGTATCTTCCCGGTGTGCTGTTCGGCGTCGTCGGCATCGCCGCCTGCCTCGTCATCACCCTTCTTCCCACTCGCCGGCGCACGACCGCGGCGACCGCCGACACCGACCCGACACCCGTGGAGCCCTCGTGAGCGCGAACCCTGTATCCAGCAACCCGATCCTGCGCAGGACCCTGCTCTGGTCCGCCCTGTCGATGGTCGTCCTCGCGATCGTCGCCGGCGGCATCGGCCTGCTCGTCGACGGGGGAGAGGGACTGGTGAGCGGTCTGCTGGGCGTCGTGCTGGCGATGCTGTTCCTCGGCATCACCGCGCTGAGCATCCTGATCGCCAACCGCTGGTTCGGGGATCCGCTCTACGTCCAGCTCTTCTTCGCGATCGTGCTCGGCGGCTGGCTGCTCAAGCTCGGCCTGTTCGTCGTCATCATGATCGTGCTGAGCGGCCAGCCGTGGGTCAGCCCCATGGTGTTCTTCCTGTCGATCGTCACCGGTGTCGTCGCGACGCTCGTCATCGACGTGATCGTGATCACGCGCATGCGTCTGCCGCATGTGTCCGATGCGTCGCTGCCGTCGGAGGCCCCGGCCGACCGGGCGCCCGGCGTGCAGCTGCCGACCGTCGTGCCGGAGGATCGCGCTCCCGGTCGGCACGACCTCATCCAGGACGCGCCCGCTCAGGATGCCCCTGCCGAGGACGGCCCTCGGTCTTAGGGAACCCTCATACTCTGATAGTGTTGACGAGTGCCCGCCGCTCGCCCGCGAGCGCTTGCGCTTGAAGCACACCGACCATCGTCGCCCCGGTCCTTTCCGGTGCCCCGAAGCTGGAGCCCGCGCTGTTCAATCTTGCTGCGAACCTGACGCCCCGACTCGCCACTGACGGCGAGTTCCACGGACCTTCCATCGACGAGTTCTTCCCTGAGATCCTCTTCAACGTGGCGGGCATCCCCGTCCACCGGATCCACCTGGTCCAGTTCATCGCCGTCGTGGCGGTGGTCCTCATCCTCGTGCTCGGCACCCGCCGGATGAAGATCGTACCCGGACGCTTCCAGAGCGTCGTCGAGATGGGCCTGGACTTCGTCCGCGGCAACATCGCGCACGACCTGCTCGGTCGCAAGGACGGCAACCGATTCCTCCCGATCCTCACCACGATCTTCTTCATGGTGCTGTTCATGAACATCACGGGAATCATCCCGTTCCTGAACATCGCAGGAACGAGCATCGCGGCCGTGCCGCTGACGCTCGCCCTGGTGAGCTACATCACCTTCATCTACGCCGGCATCAAGAAGAGCCCGCTCGGCTTCTTCAAGAACGCGCTGTTCCCGTCGGGAGTGCCGTGGCCGGTCTACATCATCGTGACGCCGATCGAGTTCCTCTCGACCTTCATCATCCGGCCCGTCACCCTGATGCTCCGACTGCTGATGAACATGGTCGTCGGCCACATGCTGCTGGTGCTGTGCTTCGCAGCCACCCAGTTCTTCTTCTTCACCGCAGGTGGCGGCTGGGCCGCTCTCGGTGTCGGAACCCTCGCCTTCGGCGGCGCCTTCACTCTCTTCGAGATCCTGGTCGCCGTCCTCCAGGCATACGTCTTCACCGTCCTCACCGCGGTCTACATCCAGCTCGCGGTCGCAGAAGAGCACTAAGCCCCCAGGCACTGAGCGGGTCGGCACCTGCCGGCCCACCCAACGAAAGGAAAAACCCGTGGACGCTACTACGGTTCTCGCAGACATCAACGGTCACCTCGCTTCGGTCGGCTACGGCCTCGCCGCTATCGGTCCGGCCATCGGTGTGGGCATCGTCGTCGGCAAGACCATCGAGGGTGTCGCTCGTCAGCCCGAGCTGGCCGGCCGCCTCCAGGTCCTCATGTGGATCGGTATCGCCTTCACCGAGGCGCTTGCATTCGTCGGCATCGCCGTCGGATTCATCCCCTTCCCGTAATCTCTACCGACTTCTGAAGGAGACAGGATGCTGAACGCTCTTGTCACGAACCTCGCAGCAGAGGGTGAAGCGCACAACCCGCTGATCCCTGCGTGGTACGACATCATCTGGTCGGGTCTGTGGTTCCTCGTCATCCTCGTCGTCGTGTGGAAGGTCGCCCTTCCGAAGTTCACGACGATGCTCGACAAGCGGTCCGCCGCCATCGAGGGCAACATCGCCAAGGCCGACGAGGCCCAGAAGCAGGCTGAGGCCGCGCTCGAGGAGTACACCCGGCAGCTCGCCGAGGCGCGCACCGAGGCCGGCGAGATCCGCGAGGCCGCCCGTGAGGACGGTAAGAAGATCGTCGCCGAGGCCAAGGACACCGCGTCGAGCGAGGCCGCTCGCATCACGGCTACCGCGCACACGCAGATCGAGGCGGAGCGTCAGACCGCTCTCGTGTCGCTGCGCAGCGAGGTGGGCTCGCTCGCCATCGACCTCGCCGGTGGCGTGGTCGGCGAGACGCTCTCGGACGATGCTCGCGCGACGGCGGTCGTCGACCGCT
Protein-coding regions in this window:
- the atpB gene encoding F0F1 ATP synthase subunit A, which gives rise to MFNLAANLTPRLATDGEFHGPSIDEFFPEILFNVAGIPVHRIHLVQFIAVVAVVLILVLGTRRMKIVPGRFQSVVEMGLDFVRGNIAHDLLGRKDGNRFLPILTTIFFMVLFMNITGIIPFLNIAGTSIAAVPLTLALVSYITFIYAGIKKSPLGFFKNALFPSGVPWPVYIIVTPIEFLSTFIIRPVTLMLRLLMNMVVGHMLLVLCFAATQFFFFTAGGGWAALGVGTLAFGGAFTLFEILVAVLQAYVFTVLTAVYIQLAVAEEH
- a CDS encoding F0F1 ATP synthase subunit B gives rise to the protein MLNALVTNLAAEGEAHNPLIPAWYDIIWSGLWFLVILVVVWKVALPKFTTMLDKRSAAIEGNIAKADEAQKQAEAALEEYTRQLAEARTEAGEIREAAREDGKKIVAEAKDTASSEAARITATAHTQIEAERQTALVSLRSEVGSLAIDLAGGVVGETLSDDARATAVVDRFLADLEASEKAAQ
- the prmC gene encoding peptide chain release factor N(5)-glutamine methyltransferase, which encodes MPDISLASAVRTAAARLAAAGVPDPLVDAELLAGHLLGLRRGEVQAAIIRGDALSGEIESALDAVVARRAAREPLQHITGVAPFRHLELAVGPGVFVPRPETETVVQYAIDALLGSALPAPIAVDLGTGSGAIALAMATEVPHARVFAAELSPDAYPWAVRNTAGVENLTLVNDDLAHAFGELDGTASVVISNPPYVPDEAIPRDPEVRLFDPSMALYGGADGLDLVRVLSVRAGELLHPGGLLVIEHGELQGEEIRSILTRDGWRAAATHRDLTLRDRATTALRP
- a CDS encoding MraY family glycosyltransferase; translation: MSQYLLTILVTAAITFGLTWAVWKLSLRYKLYPGIRERDVHTTPTPRLGGVAIFLGIAAAIGFSALNPFFANMWMPPQTMWSILAAALLIAIIGVVDDLWDLDWMIKLGAQFLAAGIITVGGGLQILSLPFGDLIVFSSWLSITITMFAIVIVMNAVNFIDGLDGLVAGVCLIANGVFFAYSYILTRDTGASSYFNLASFLAAVLIGACVGFLPFNWSPAKLFMGDSGALVLGLLMATSAIAVTGQLEPSALDPERLGRSQLLGAFIPILLPLLVVLLPLLDFGLAVLRRVHAGKSPFSPDRKHLHHRMLDLGHRDRDAVLIFYAWTAVISLAVLLMYVGAREDWPGQYLPGVLFGVVGIAACLVITLLPTRRRTTAATADTDPTPVEPS
- a CDS encoding CitMHS family transporter, which codes for MPDALTGLFAAADEAPTYDVAFVPPEWVLVLLGFTMVLAFMTLIMTKRLTPMVALILVPTVFGLFAGAGLGLGDMILDSISTMAPTAALLMFAIMFFGIMIDVGLFDPLIRLITRLLGDDPAKVVLGTAILAGAVSLDGDGSTTFIITTSAMLPIYLRLGMSPVVLTCVAGLMNGTLNIVPWGGPTVRAATALGLQPTDIFVPMLPALGVGILVTLSFAWLLGLGERRRLGRLDSAGLLTGGDGGALSTVPKIFRGSDAKPGARAALRTGNIVVVAGGRAPVPAASVDPADTAMADTMLDPERPTLRPKLIWVNLVLTLAVMVLLVLDIMPLPYVFMVGAGIALLVNFRGIKDQASEIVAHAPSIVGVVSMVIAAGVLVGVLSGTGMVDAMATWITDVLPPSLGPFLAPITGVLSIPFTFFMSNDAFYYGILPVLSQSAAAYGIDPVEMARASIIGQPVHLQSPLVPAILLLVSLAGVNLGDHHRKVLWRATIVSLVMLAIGIVSGAIPFFVAQ
- the cysK gene encoding cysteine synthase A, with protein sequence MPGIHSDITSAFGNTPLVRLNRVTEGLGATVLAKLEFYNPASSVKDRLGIAIVDAAEASGELKPGGTIVEATSGNTGIALAMVGAARGYDVILTMPASMSKERRMLLKAFGAELVLTDPTKGMTHAIAEAEAIAARTPGAVLAKQFANEANPAIHRRTTAEEILRDTEGSVDYLVAGIGTGGTITGVGQVLKERVPGVQIVAVEPKDSPILTEGHPGPHKIQGIGPNFVPPILDRDILDEVIDVTFDDAIRVARETASREGILVGMSSGAAIWAALQVAQRPEAAGKTIVVIIPSFGERYLSTALYENLLES
- a CDS encoding L-threonylcarbamoyladenylate synthase; the encoded protein is MSSIFDCGDEAQLLAGMRHARQAISRGELIVMPTDTVYGVAADAFSPTAVQRLLDAKGRGRNQPPPVLVGSKEVVHALAESVPEPVQRLIDAFWPGGLTIVLPAQPSLVWDLGDTEGTVAIRMPEGRVALELLAETGPLAVSSANLTGRDAAISALDAERMLGDSVSVYLADGLSRDGIASTIVDATSLVPRGAEPTTGGVRILRDGAVSRERLAEVLGDLLEPAESAADAES
- the atpE gene encoding ATP synthase F0 subunit C — its product is MDATTVLADINGHLASVGYGLAAIGPAIGVGIVVGKTIEGVARQPELAGRLQVLMWIGIAFTEALAFVGIAVGFIPFP
- the epsC gene encoding serine O-acetyltransferase EpsC, whose product is MSMIGRMREDVAAARLRDPAARSAAEVALLYPGLHAIWAHRVSHRLWRRGLRLPARAISQISRWLTGIEIHPGARIGRRFFIDHGMGVVIGETAEVGDDVMLYHGVTLGGRTRDAGKRHPTLGDGVAVGAGAKILGPVRIGEGSVVGANAVVTRDAPADSVLVGVPAKPRARMRGEDTRAMLTAPEYSI